Proteins encoded by one window of Streptococcus suis S735:
- a CDS encoding glycoside hydrolase family 1 protein produces MVTEQREYRFPEGFLWGSSTSGPQSEGSVAGDGKGWNNWDYWYSQEPELFHQQIGPEQTSTFYEHFQSDLDLLVETCHSIFRTSIQWSRLIPEGIGEVNPQAVEFYRAVFAGIRERGIKLLVNLYHFDLPYVLQEKGGWENKEIVWAYEAYARQCFSLFGDLVDHWITFNEPIVPVECGYLGSYHYPCKVDAKAAVVVAYHTQLASSLAVRACHQLHPDHKISIVLNLTPAYPRSQSPEDLQAARIAELFQTRSFLDPSVLGQYPRELVDILEKHGLRPETTEEELTIIKENRVDFLGVNYYQPLRVQAPSEDGWNGEPTFLSQYFQPYDKPDKKINPHRGWEIYEEGLYDIAKNIQENYGNIEWLVTENGMGVEGEGVFEENGMIQDDYRIHFMEDHLIQLHRGIDEGANCKGYMVWTFIDCWSWLNTYKNRYGLVSLDLQTQKRTVKKSGYWFKQVSAKNGFIR; encoded by the coding sequence ATGGTAACTGAGCAAAGAGAGTATCGTTTTCCAGAAGGTTTTTTGTGGGGATCCTCCACTTCAGGGCCTCAAAGTGAAGGAAGTGTAGCTGGTGATGGAAAGGGGTGGAATAACTGGGATTACTGGTACAGTCAGGAACCTGAGCTCTTTCACCAGCAAATAGGACCGGAACAAACATCGACTTTCTATGAACATTTCCAGTCAGATTTGGATTTGTTGGTGGAAACATGTCATAGTATTTTTCGCACCTCTATACAGTGGTCACGTCTGATTCCGGAAGGGATAGGCGAGGTCAATCCGCAAGCTGTGGAGTTTTATAGGGCTGTATTTGCAGGTATTCGAGAGCGTGGGATAAAGCTTTTGGTCAATCTTTATCATTTCGATTTGCCTTATGTCTTACAGGAAAAAGGGGGCTGGGAAAATAAGGAGATTGTCTGGGCCTATGAGGCTTATGCTCGCCAGTGTTTCAGCCTCTTTGGGGATTTGGTGGATCATTGGATTACCTTTAATGAACCCATTGTTCCAGTAGAATGTGGCTATCTAGGAAGCTATCATTATCCTTGCAAGGTGGATGCAAAGGCAGCTGTGGTCGTAGCGTATCATACGCAATTAGCCAGTTCTTTGGCAGTTCGGGCCTGTCACCAACTACACCCAGACCACAAAATTTCCATTGTTCTCAATCTTACTCCTGCCTATCCAAGAAGTCAGAGTCCAGAAGATTTACAGGCAGCACGGATTGCTGAGCTATTTCAAACGAGAAGCTTTTTGGATCCATCCGTTTTGGGACAATACCCGAGGGAGCTGGTTGACATTCTTGAAAAACACGGTTTACGTCCAGAAACCACAGAGGAGGAATTGACCATTATCAAAGAAAATAGGGTTGACTTCCTGGGGGTGAATTATTACCAGCCCCTGCGCGTGCAGGCTCCTTCAGAAGATGGATGGAACGGAGAGCCTACTTTCCTATCCCAATATTTCCAGCCTTATGATAAGCCTGACAAGAAAATCAATCCCCATAGAGGCTGGGAAATTTACGAAGAAGGGCTGTACGATATTGCTAAAAATATCCAGGAAAACTATGGAAATATCGAATGGTTGGTAACTGAGAACGGCATGGGAGTCGAAGGGGAGGGTGTTTTTGAAGAAAATGGCATGATTCAGGATGACTATCGGATTCACTTCATGGAAGACCATTTGATTCAGCTCCATCGAGGTATTGATGAAGGGGCGAACTGTAAGGGCTATATGGTCTGGACCTTTATTGACTGCTGGTCTTGGTTAAATACCTATAAGAACCGATACGGTTTGGTCTCGCTTGACCTTCAAACTCAGAAGCGTACTGTCAAAAAATCTGGATATTGGTTCAAGCAAGTGAGTGCTAAAAATGGTTTTATTAGATAG
- a CDS encoding DUF536 domain-containing protein gives MGIEKTVSELAEILGVSRQAMNNRVKSLPEEFVDKNDKGVTVVNRAGLIKLEEIYKTTIFEDEPISDEVKHRELMEILVDEKNAEIIRLYSQLKAKDKQLAEKDEQLKVKDVQIAEKDKQLDQQQQLTLKAMADKEVLKLELDEVKAQAEEVQAKGFFARLFGK, from the coding sequence ATGGGAATCGAAAAAACAGTCAGTGAGTTAGCTGAAATTTTAGGAGTGAGCCGGCAGGCTATGAATAATCGTGTCAAATCACTTCCTGAAGAATTTGTAGATAAAAATGACAAGGGTGTGACCGTTGTAAATCGTGCTGGCTTGATTAAGTTGGAGGAAATCTACAAAACAACCATTTTTGAAGATGAGCCGATTAGTGATGAAGTCAAGCATCGTGAATTGATGGAAATTTTAGTTGACGAGAAAAATGCTGAAATCATTCGCTTATATAGTCAATTAAAAGCTAAAGATAAGCAACTTGCCGAAAAAGATGAACAACTCAAGGTTAAAGATGTGCAGATTGCTGAGAAGGATAAACAGTTGGATCAGCAACAGCAATTGACACTAAAAGCTATGGCCGATAAGGAAGTTCTCAAGTTGGAATTGGACGAAGTTAAAGCACAGGCAGAAGAAGTGCAAGCTAAAGGCTTCTTTGCACGTTTATTTGGGAAATAA
- a CDS encoding NAD(P)/FAD-dependent oxidoreductase: MNTVDTIIIGAGPAGMMAAISSSFYGKKTLLLEKNKRLGKKLSGTGGGRCNVTNNGTLEDLLAGIPGNGRFLYSVFSQFDNHDIMNFFQENGVKLKVEDHGRVFPTTDRSQTIIKCLEMKMLENGVDIRTGTEVVSVRKMDDLFHVKTSEEVFTAPQLIVTTGGKTYPSTGSTGFGHDIARHFKLEVTEIEAAESPVLTDFPHKKLQGISLDDVTLTYGKHVITHDLLFTHFGLSGPAALRLSSFVKGGETAFLDVLPTHSDQDLFEHLEKNREKSVKNTLSELMPDRLADFFAENYDSKVKQVSQKDLTELVTLLKVLPIKITGKMSLAKSFVTKGGVDLKEINPKTLESKKVPGLHFAGEVLDINAHTGGFNITYCLATGWVAGSSYSS; the protein is encoded by the coding sequence ATGAATACAGTAGATACCATTATTATCGGAGCGGGGCCTGCTGGCATGATGGCCGCCATTTCTTCTAGTTTTTATGGCAAGAAGACCCTGCTTCTCGAAAAAAACAAGCGTTTGGGCAAGAAACTATCTGGCACAGGCGGCGGACGTTGCAATGTGACCAACAACGGCACACTGGAAGACTTGCTGGCAGGCATTCCTGGCAATGGCCGCTTTCTGTACAGCGTCTTTTCTCAGTTTGACAACCATGACATCATGAATTTCTTTCAGGAAAACGGGGTCAAGCTCAAGGTGGAGGACCACGGCCGTGTCTTTCCAACCACCGACCGCTCCCAGACCATTATCAAGTGCCTGGAGATGAAAATGTTGGAAAATGGCGTGGACATCCGTACAGGAACTGAGGTGGTGTCCGTCCGCAAGATGGATGACCTCTTCCATGTCAAGACCAGCGAGGAAGTCTTTACAGCTCCCCAGCTGATTGTCACCACCGGTGGCAAGACCTATCCTTCCACCGGATCGACTGGTTTTGGACACGACATTGCCCGCCACTTCAAGCTGGAAGTCACGGAGATTGAAGCCGCTGAAAGCCCCGTCCTGACCGACTTCCCCCACAAGAAGCTCCAAGGAATTTCCCTGGACGACGTCACCCTGACCTACGGCAAGCACGTCATCACCCACGACCTGCTCTTTACCCACTTTGGCCTGTCGGGACCCGCTGCTCTTCGCTTGTCCAGTTTTGTCAAAGGCGGCGAAACCGCATTTCTCGATGTATTGCCGACCCATTCTGACCAAGACCTGTTTGAACATTTAGAAAAGAACAGGGAAAAATCCGTTAAGAATACCCTTTCTGAACTCATGCCAGACCGTCTAGCAGACTTTTTCGCTGAAAACTACGATAGCAAGGTCAAGCAAGTTTCCCAAAAAGACCTGACTGAACTGGTCACCCTCCTCAAAGTCTTACCTATCAAGATTACAGGCAAGATGTCCCTGGCCAAGTCCTTTGTGACCAAGGGAGGCGTTGACCTCAAGGAAATCAATCCCAAAACCTTAGAAAGCAAGAAGGTGCCTGGTCTCCACTTTGCTGGTGAGGTCTTGGACATCAACGCCCACACCGGTGGCTTTAACATTACCTACTGCCTTGCGACTGGCTGGGTGGCTGGTAGTTCCTACTCTTCATAA